The sequence below is a genomic window from Mycobacterium sp. ITM-2016-00316.
CGGCGTGCAGGGCTGTGGTCAGGCGGTCGTAGTAAGCGCGGTCGGCTTCTCCGAGCGGACCGCCGGCGCGCTCGAGCACCACATAGTTGAGGTTGTTGTCGGTCGAGTCACCGAACAGCTGCGCAGACCGCACGGCGGCCACCGAGCTCGGTGCGTCTCCCGGCATGAACGAGCGGGCGTGCTCGTGCACCACCTGTTCCAGTTGCGGTACCGCAAGATTCGCCGCGCCCGCGACGCCAAGCCACAGCCCGACGATCAGCACCGCTGCGCGCCGCGACCCCGGCACCCGCCACCCCATGGCAGAAACGTTAGGGATCCAGGTTGCCGAGGCGCGTCGTGCCAACGGCCCTAGCTGCGTCTCCTACCTTGGTATGACCGTGCGCCCGCCCGCAGCATGATGGTTTCGACGGTCTTTCGGACCTACCATTGTCCGATGCGCTTGGCTGTGCCCGAATTCCTGCGTGCGCGTTTCGCGCGGCACGGCGAGCTCAACGAGCTCGGCTGGAGCCCGATGTTCGTCATCACCACCGATACCGCGTTGGCCTTGATCGCGCTGATCTGCACGCTGCAACGGCCCGCCTCGGATTATCTGGTCGCGGTGCCGGTGGGCATCATGGTCGCGATGTGCCCGCTGGTCGTGTTCTTTGCCGCCGGCGCATCGTTCAACCCCTTGCTCATCTGGGGGGCCTGGTCGGGTGCCGCGGCGATCTTCCTGTTCGGCACGTCGACCCCGATCGCGTTCGATTTCGCCCCGCTGATCCTGGTGCTGATGGTCGGTGCGGTGGGCGCGATGACACCGCTGGCCGGCGGACTGGCCGCGACGGCATCGGCGGCCGCCATGTTGGGTGCCGCCGCGGCTTCACACCGGCTCGACGGGGTCTGGCTGTATCTGAGCGTGCTGGGGATGGGCTGGCTGGTGGGTTATCTGATGCGGATTCAGCAGCAGCTGATCGTCGCGCAGCGCGCCGCCCAGGATGCGCTGTCCGCGCATGCCGCCGCCGATGAGCGGCGCCGGATCGCCCGCGAGGTACACGATGTCATCGCGCACTCGCTGTCGGTGACGCTGCTCCACCTCACCGGCGCCCGGCGCGCGCTGCAGGAGGACCGCGATGTCGACGACGCGGTCGATGCGCTCGAGGACGCCGAGAAGCTCGGCCGCGAGGCGATGGCCGATATCCGGCGCACCGTCGGACTGCTCGATGTGGCTCCGATGCGGATCGCACCGGAGCCCGGCGTCGATGACATCGCACGGCTCACCGACGATTTCGCCCGCGCCGGCCTGACCGTCACGTTGCGCACCGAGGGTTCCACCACCAGGGTGTCGCCGGCGGTGGGGCTGGCGCTGTACCGGATCGCACAGGAATCGCTGGCAAATGTCGCCAAGCACGCCCCGGAATCGCGGTCGACGGTCACGCTGGCGGTCATCGGGGACCATGCCGAACTTTCGATCACCAATGAGCTGCCGGTGGCGGTGTCGGCGAGCAGTCGCCGCGCACCGGATGGCCGCGGTGTGCGCGGGATGCGCCAGCGGGTCGAGTTGTTGGGCGGCGTCATCGATATCGGACTGACCCGCGAGGGGTGGGCGGTGCACGCCGAGGTGCCGTTGGGCGACTCCGGCGCCACGCCCGCGGCCACCCGGTGCGGGGGATAGCGGGTGGCAGTCAGGGGTGAGCGAGGCGACGGAGGCTTGAGCGATATCGCAGTGCTGCTCGTCGACGACCAGGACCTAGTGCGCTCCGGGCTGCGCCGGATCCTGCGCCGCAAGGACGGATTCGTGGTCGTCGCCGAATGTTCGGACGGTGACGAGGTTTTCGACGCCCTGGCCGAGCAGTCCGTCGACGTGGTGGTGATGGATCTGCGGATGAAGCGGGTCGACGGTATCGAGGCGACCCGACGGCTGGCCGACGCCGGCGGCCCGCCGGTGCTGGCGCTGACCACCTTCAACGAGGACGATCTGCTGTCCGGCGTGCTACGCGCCGGTGCCGCCGGCTTCGTCCTCAAGGATTCCTCGGCCGAAGAGCTCATCCGGGCCGTCCGCGCCGTCGCCCACGGCGACAGCTACCTGGATCCGGCGGTCACCGCCAGAGTGCTCAACACCTACCGCAAGTCCGCCGAGGGCCGGCCACAGGTGGAGGTCAGTGAGCTCACCGGGCGCGAACTCGATGTCCTGACGCTGATCGGCAAGGGCCACACGAACGCCGAGATCGCCGCGGAACTGTTCATCTCCGGCGTCACGGTGAAGAGCCATATCGGGCGGATCTTCGACAAGCTCCGGTTGCGGGACCGCGCCGCCGCGATCGTCTACGCCTATGACCACGGCATCGTCGCTCCGCAGTAGCCGACGCACGGCCCGAAAAGGACTATGCGACGATGCGCAAATGAGCGCGCGCCCGTTTCATTTCACCCAGACCGAGCACGACACCTACGCGCCCAGCACGTACGCGCAGAGTCACTGGGGTCCCGACCACCTCAATGGCCCGGCCCTGGTCGGGCTGGTGGCACGAGCACTGGAGACCAGCTTCGGTGACCCGGAGTTCCTGCCGTCCCGGCTCACCGTCGACCTGTTCAAGGCCGCCCGCGGTGTTCCGACGATCACCAAACTGACGCTGGTGCGCGATGGCCGGCGGGTGCGCAACGCGGAATGCGAACTGATCCAGGACGGGGTGACGGTGGTGCGGGCCACGCTGGTCCAGTACCGGCTCTCGGCACCTCCGCGGGGCACCGAATGGGTCTCGCCCGCCGAGTTCGTCGGCCCGCCCGATCGGGATGAGAGCCGCGGCATCGGGATCGGCAGTGACGAGGTCGGGTGGACGGCCACCATCGCCGATCACCAGAATGCGTCACGTAAGCGGTTCATCAACCGGACCATCGACGTCGTCGACGGCTACCGCAACACGCCGTTCGTGCGCGCAGCCATGGCCGCCGAGGGCACCAGCCTGGTCACCAATCTCGGTACCGCCGGCGTCGGCTATATCAACGGCGATCTCACCGTCGCGCTGGCCCGGCTGCCGCGCGACGAGTGGATCGGCGTGCAGGCCGATTCGCATTGGGCGGCAGATGGAATCGCGGTCGGCACCGCGACGCTGTTCGACAGCCACGGTGCCATCGGATCGGGGATGGTCACCGCCGTCAGCAACCCGGACGCACAGATCGACTTTCGCAATGACCCGTTTCCCGACCGCACTCGTTGATCTCGGCGCCGCTCGGGAAAACTCGTGGACAGGACTGCGCGGGCACCGTTGAATGCAGGGGTGGCATCCAGCGAGGCACGTAACGGCGCGCTCATGGCCGTGGCTGCGATGTGTTCGGTACAGGTTGGCGCCGCCATCGCCGTCGGGTTGATCGACGATATCGGCGCCACCGGCGCTGCCTGGCTGCGCTTGTTCTGGGCGGCCCTGCTGCTGCTGATCATTGTGCGGCCCCGCCCGTCGTCGTTCACCCGGACGTCATTTCTGGCCTCCGTGCTGCTGGGCGTGGTCACCGCCGGCATCACCGTGCTGTTCATGATGGCTGTGGAACGTATCCCGCTGGGTACCGCGAGCGCACTGGAATTCCTTGGGCCGCTCGGCGTCGCGGTACTACACGGCAACGGGCCCAGCAGGATCGTCTGGCCAGGGCTCGCGGCTCTGGGGGTGGTGCTGCTCACCGAACCGTGGGCCGGTGCCGTCGACCTGGCTGGGGTCGGTTTCGCCCTCGCCGCCGGATTCTGTTGGGGCGCCTACATTCTGCTGACCCAGCGGGTCGGGGACGAGGTGAGCGGACTGAGCGGTCTGGCGGTCTCCATGCCGGTGGCCGCCATCGTTGCGTCGGTGGTCACGGGTCCCGATGTGCTGGGGCGCATGACACCGCACCTGTGGCTGGCAGGCATCGGGCTGGCATTCCTGTTGCCCGTCATCCCATTTGCCCTCGAATTGCTGGCTCTGCGCCGGCTCACCACCGCCGCGTTCGGAACGCTGATGAGCCTGGAGCCGGCGTTTGCGATGCTGATGGGCTGGGTGATCCTGCATCAGGTCCCGGCCGCGCTCGGGGTCATCGGCATCGTCGCGGTCGTCATCGCCGGTGTCGGCGCGGCGCGATCCGGTGACCGTCAGGCGTCACGTGTCGCGGCGGACCTGGCAAGGGGAGGTTAGCCTCAAGACATGTCCAGCAGAATCTTCGACAACCCTGTCGCCCGTGCGCTCAACCGAGGGGCCGTCGCCCTGACCCACGTGCCCGTGCTCGGCGGCCTGGTCGGTCGCGGCCTGGTCGAGATTCGCTACACCGGGCGCAAATCCGGTCGTAGTTTCCAGACCCCGGTGAACTACCGACTCGACGGCGATCGAGTGATCATCGCCGTCATGTCGCCGGACGCCAAGCGCTGGTGGCGCAATTTTCTCGGCGAGGGCGGGCCGATCACGTTGCTCAACTTCCGCGGCAGTGACCGCACCGGCCACGCCATCGCCACCCGTGACGACCGCGGCCGGGTGCGGGTGGACGTTCGGCTCACCTGACCTCAGATGACGATTTTCTTGCGGCGGTAGAGGGTACCGGCCGCCAGCAGCACCAGGCTCACCACCAGAATCGCCGTCGCCAACACGTTGATCTGGGGTGGCACAGCGGCTTTGACCGCCGCGTTGACGTAGAGCGGATAGGTGACGGTGGATCCGCTGACGAAATAGGTCACGATGAAATCGTCGAGTGACAGCGCGAACGACAGCATGCCCGCGGCCACGATGCCCGGCACGATCAGCGGCAACGTCACCTTGAAGAACGTCCGCGCCGGGCTGGCACCCAGATCCATCGACGCGTCCTCCAACGTCCAGTCGAAACCGCGCACCCGGGCCCGCACCGTCATCGCGATGAAGCTGACCTCGAAGGCCACATGCGCGATCAGGATGGTGGTGTAGCCCGCGGCCCAACCGAAGTCCAGGAACAGCGTCAGCAGCGAGGCACCCATCACGACCTCGGGTGCGGTCAGCGGCAGGATCATGAACGTGTCGACGGCCCGATAACCGGCAAAGCGCTGGCGTACCAGGGCGATGGCCAGCAGCGTGCCGAGGACCAGTGCGATGAGCGTGGACACGAAGGCGATGTTGAGGCTGAGTTTGAGCGCCTCGGTGAGTGCCGGATATTTGAAGGGATCGGCCCAGTTGTCCAGCGTGAAACCCTGCCAGGTGTAGTTGAACTTGCCCGCCGGGTCGTTGAACGAGAACAGCACGATCACCATGATCGGCAAGAACAGGTACAGCAGTACCAGTCCTGCGACGATACGCAGCGAAATGTCACCCCACTTGCGCCGGGAACGAACATGTTTCGGTGCGGTCGGCCTTTCGGTGACCATGCGCTTCCCTGTCGCAGCGCTCGCCCCGGCCGTCATACGAGGTCCTCCGTGCCCAGCGCCCGGGTGTACATCAGCACCCCGACCAGAATGAGACCCATCAGACCCAGGCTGAGTGCGGCAGCGGCCGGGTAGTCCTTCACCACCAGGAACTGTTTCTGGATCACGTTGCCGATCATCGTGGTCTGGGTGCTGCCCAGATAATCGGCATTGATGAAGTCACCGACCGACGGGATGAACACCAGCAGGCTGCCGGCCAGCAGTCCGGGCACGGCCAGCGGAAAGATCACCTTCCGGAAACTGCGGGTGCCCCCGGAATACAGATCGCGGGAGGCCTCCAGCAGTCGCGGATCGATCTTCTCCAGGCTGACGTAGAGCGGCAGGATCATGAAGATGATCCAGTTGTAGGTCAGCCCACCGATCACCGCCCAACTGGTGGACAGCAGCCGGCCCTCCTCCGGGAGCAGCCCGATCGCGCCCAGCGCGCTGACCACCCACCCCTCGTCGGCCAGGATCGTCTTCCAGGCGATGGTGCGGATCAGGAACGTCACGAAGAACGGCAGGATCACCAGGCCGAGGATCAGGTTCTTGAACCGGCCGGCCTTGAACGCGATCACATAGGCCAGCGGAAAGGCCAGCAGCATGCACAGCACCGTCGCGGCGGCCGCATAGCCGAACGACCGCAGGATCGGGTCCTGATAGAGCTTGAACGCGTCGATGAAGTTCCCGAAGTTCCAGTCGAACGTCAGCGTCGGCAGATACACCGAACCACCCGACGAGGACAGCGACGTCCTGGCCAGTGAGAAGAACGGCACCACGAAGAACACCGCGAGATAGGCCAGCGCGGGCAAGATCATCAGGTATGGGGCGATCTTGCTCCGCTGCCTACTGCTGGTGGCGACTCCAGCCATTTATTTTCCCTGTATTCGCTGAGCCATCGACCTAGCCGCCGGTGACAGCGGCGTACAGGGTGTTGAACTCCAGGGTCTGCTCGTCGGTGAGTGCGGCCCACGACTTCAGGTTCGCCTGCATCTCGGCCGGCGGGTTGATCAGCGGGTTCTCCGCCGATGCCGGATCGATCTTGGCGAGCTCGTCGGTCATGTCCGAGAGCGCGGGCACGTACTGGGTGAAGGCGACCAGCTTCGCGTAGTTGGCCCGGTCGTAGACGTAGTCGATCCACGCCTCGGCGGCCTTCTGGTTCTGGGTGGTGTACGGGATCACCATGGTGTCGATGAACCAGTCGCCGCCGGACTCGGGGACGACGAACTGCAGATCGGGATTGTCGGCCTGCAACTGCACGACGTCACCGGAATAGGCCTGTGCCACCGCGATATTGCCGGCGGCCAGATCATCGGCGTAGTCGTTGCCGGTGAAGCGGCGGATCTGCCCCCTGTCCTTCTGTTCACGGACCAGATCGACGGCCTGGGTGATGGATTCCGTGGACGGGTTCTCCGGCGTGTTGCCCTGGGACAGCATGATCATGCCGAGGCCGTCCTGGACGTCGGAGAACAGGCTGACCCGGCCCTTGAACGCGGGGTCCCACAGGTCGTCGATGGTCCTGATATCGCGCCCGGTGGCCGCCCGGTTGTAGGCGAGACCGACCATGCCGGTCATGTACGGCGCGGTGAACTTCCGGCCCTCATCGACCTTCGAGTCCAACAGGTCCTGCCGCAGATTCTTGCGGTTGGGCACGCCGGCGTCGCTGATCTCGTTGAGCCAGCCCAGGCCCTTGACCCGGGCGGCCATGAACTCGGTGGGCACCACCAGGTCGGCACCGATGTCCTGCTTGCGCGACAGCGGCTCTTTGACCTTGGCGAACCACTGCTCGTTGTCGTTGTAGTCCTCCTTGTAGTCGACGGTGATCCCGGACGCCGTCTGGAACGCGGCGATGAAACCGTCGGCCATGTAGAGCGGCCAGTTCGACACGCGCAGTGTGCCGCTGGCGGGTCCACCGTCATCCTGGGCGCTCGACGAACCGGAGCTGCTGCTGTCGGATCCGCACGCGGCGAGGAACGACGACCCGAGGATCGCCGCCGCGGCTGTGGCGGCGCTGCCGCCGATGAACCGTCGCCGGCTGGTGCGGTTGGCAGCCAGTCGGGACAGTAGCCGGGGATCGATCTCGTTGGACATGCGGTGCCTTTCGTGAGGGAGGGGAGTGCAGCGAAGAGATCAGGATTCGTCGAGCATCTCTTCGAGATCTTCGGTGGTGGGGATGTCCGCGGCCGGCAGAACCAACGACGCCTCCGGGGACCAGCTGACGTAGACCTCATCGCCGGGCCGCAGCAGCGGCAGACTCTGCTCCGGGCCGACATGCGCGACCACCGTCGAGTCGTCGGGTGCGGCGAGCGACAGTCGCACCACGGGGCCCTGAAAGGTGAGATCCCGCACGGTCGCCCGGACCACCGCGAGATCGCCGCCGGGTTGATCGGTGGAGACCTGGACGCGTTCGGGCCGGATCATCAAGGTGGCCTGTCCACCGGACTCGATGGCGGTGTCGCCGGGACGCGACTTCAGCGTGGTGCCGAGCACCTCGATCTCGACGAAGTCGCGGTTGGTCCGGCCGGTCTGCTTGCCGGCCCACAGGTTGGCCTGCCCGATGAAGCCCGCGACGAAGACCGAGGCGGGTCGGTCGTAGATGTCGGCCGGGCTCCCGATCTGCTCCACGTTGCCGGCGTTCATCACCGCGATCCGGTCACTCATCGTCAGCGCTTCTTCCTGGTCATGGGTGACGTAGATGAAGGTGATGCCGACCTCACGTTGGATGCGTTTGAGCTCGAACTGCATGGCGTGGCGGAGTTTGAGGTCGAGCGCGCCCAGTGGTTCGTCGAGCAGCAGTGCGCTGGGGTAGTTGACAAGGGCGCGGGCCAGCGCGACGCGCTGCTGCTGACCGCCGGACAACTGCGCCGGCTTGCGCTTGGCGAAGTCGGTGAGCCGGACGATCTCGATGATCTCATCGACGCGCCGTTTGACCTCACCTTTCCCTTTTGTCTTGTCGATCTTCATGCTGCGCGGGCCGTAGGCGATGTTGTCCCACACCGTCATGTGCGGGAACAACGCGTAGTGCTGGAACACGGTGTTGACGTTGCGCTTGTGCGGGGGGACCTTGGACACGTCGACGCCTTGGAGCCGGATGGCGCCGGCGGTCGGCGTCTCGAAGCCGGCGATCATCCGTAGCGTGGTCGTCTTACCGCAGCCTGATGGCCCCAGCATCGAGAAGAACTCTCCCGCGGCGATCGTGAAGTCGGCATCGGCCACGGCGACGTAGTCGTCGAAGCGTTTGACCACATGGTCGATCTCGATCACGGGCTCGCCCCTGCGCAGGGGTGTCCCGTTCTCGCCGACGGTCTGGTCAGTGGCGGTGGCGTGTGTACCGGTCAGGGCGGAGCCTCCCTCGAGCATTGCGGTGGTCTTGATCAACCATTACCGATCACCAGTTCCTTCGCAAGCGATTCCGCAACGAATTTACATTCCGACAATGGAATCCATAGCTCTTTTGCGGCATTGGAGACAGAATCCGCTGCGCCGATGTGTCGACACGCACAGGCATCGGAGGTGTGGGCCCGGACGGACCGGGGTGGCGTGATCGAATACTCGCATGACCGGCGGCCTGACAAGTGGTACTCAGACATCCAACCGGGCGATTGATTCGCCGTCGTTCAGCGGCAGGTCCCCGGCCGGCGCCGGCG
It includes:
- a CDS encoding sensor histidine kinase, producing MRLAVPEFLRARFARHGELNELGWSPMFVITTDTALALIALICTLQRPASDYLVAVPVGIMVAMCPLVVFFAAGASFNPLLIWGAWSGAAAIFLFGTSTPIAFDFAPLILVLMVGAVGAMTPLAGGLAATASAAAMLGAAAASHRLDGVWLYLSVLGMGWLVGYLMRIQQQLIVAQRAAQDALSAHAAADERRRIAREVHDVIAHSLSVTLLHLTGARRALQEDRDVDDAVDALEDAEKLGREAMADIRRTVGLLDVAPMRIAPEPGVDDIARLTDDFARAGLTVTLRTEGSTTRVSPAVGLALYRIAQESLANVAKHAPESRSTVTLAVIGDHAELSITNELPVAVSASSRRAPDGRGVRGMRQRVELLGGVIDIGLTREGWAVHAEVPLGDSGATPAATRCGG
- a CDS encoding response regulator transcription factor, with the translated sequence MSDIAVLLVDDQDLVRSGLRRILRRKDGFVVVAECSDGDEVFDALAEQSVDVVVMDLRMKRVDGIEATRRLADAGGPPVLALTTFNEDDLLSGVLRAGAAGFVLKDSSAEELIRAVRAVAHGDSYLDPAVTARVLNTYRKSAEGRPQVEVSELTGRELDVLTLIGKGHTNAEIAAELFISGVTVKSHIGRIFDKLRLRDRAAAIVYAYDHGIVAPQ
- a CDS encoding acyl-CoA thioesterase domain-containing protein; amino-acid sequence: MSARPFHFTQTEHDTYAPSTYAQSHWGPDHLNGPALVGLVARALETSFGDPEFLPSRLTVDLFKAARGVPTITKLTLVRDGRRVRNAECELIQDGVTVVRATLVQYRLSAPPRGTEWVSPAEFVGPPDRDESRGIGIGSDEVGWTATIADHQNASRKRFINRTIDVVDGYRNTPFVRAAMAAEGTSLVTNLGTAGVGYINGDLTVALARLPRDEWIGVQADSHWAADGIAVGTATLFDSHGAIGSGMVTAVSNPDAQIDFRNDPFPDRTR
- a CDS encoding EamA family transporter gives rise to the protein MAVAAMCSVQVGAAIAVGLIDDIGATGAAWLRLFWAALLLLIIVRPRPSSFTRTSFLASVLLGVVTAGITVLFMMAVERIPLGTASALEFLGPLGVAVLHGNGPSRIVWPGLAALGVVLLTEPWAGAVDLAGVGFALAAGFCWGAYILLTQRVGDEVSGLSGLAVSMPVAAIVASVVTGPDVLGRMTPHLWLAGIGLAFLLPVIPFALELLALRRLTTAAFGTLMSLEPAFAMLMGWVILHQVPAALGVIGIVAVVIAGVGAARSGDRQASRVAADLARGG
- a CDS encoding ABC transporter permease; its protein translation is MTAGASAATGKRMVTERPTAPKHVRSRRKWGDISLRIVAGLVLLYLFLPIMVIVLFSFNDPAGKFNYTWQGFTLDNWADPFKYPALTEALKLSLNIAFVSTLIALVLGTLLAIALVRQRFAGYRAVDTFMILPLTAPEVVMGASLLTLFLDFGWAAGYTTILIAHVAFEVSFIAMTVRARVRGFDWTLEDASMDLGASPARTFFKVTLPLIVPGIVAAGMLSFALSLDDFIVTYFVSGSTVTYPLYVNAAVKAAVPPQINVLATAILVVSLVLLAAGTLYRRKKIVI
- a CDS encoding ABC transporter permease, with the translated sequence MAGVATSSRQRSKIAPYLMILPALAYLAVFFVVPFFSLARTSLSSSGGSVYLPTLTFDWNFGNFIDAFKLYQDPILRSFGYAAAATVLCMLLAFPLAYVIAFKAGRFKNLILGLVILPFFVTFLIRTIAWKTILADEGWVVSALGAIGLLPEEGRLLSTSWAVIGGLTYNWIIFMILPLYVSLEKIDPRLLEASRDLYSGGTRSFRKVIFPLAVPGLLAGSLLVFIPSVGDFINADYLGSTQTTMIGNVIQKQFLVVKDYPAAAALSLGLMGLILVGVLMYTRALGTEDLV
- a CDS encoding spermidine/putrescine ABC transporter substrate-binding protein is translated as MSNEIDPRLLSRLAANRTSRRRFIGGSAATAAAAILGSSFLAACGSDSSSSGSSSAQDDGGPASGTLRVSNWPLYMADGFIAAFQTASGITVDYKEDYNDNEQWFAKVKEPLSRKQDIGADLVVPTEFMAARVKGLGWLNEISDAGVPNRKNLRQDLLDSKVDEGRKFTAPYMTGMVGLAYNRAATGRDIRTIDDLWDPAFKGRVSLFSDVQDGLGMIMLSQGNTPENPSTESITQAVDLVREQKDRGQIRRFTGNDYADDLAAGNIAVAQAYSGDVVQLQADNPDLQFVVPESGGDWFIDTMVIPYTTQNQKAAEAWIDYVYDRANYAKLVAFTQYVPALSDMTDELAKIDPASAENPLINPPAEMQANLKSWAALTDEQTLEFNTLYAAVTGG
- a CDS encoding ABC transporter ATP-binding protein, yielding MIEIDHVVKRFDDYVAVADADFTIAAGEFFSMLGPSGCGKTTTLRMIAGFETPTAGAIRLQGVDVSKVPPHKRNVNTVFQHYALFPHMTVWDNIAYGPRSMKIDKTKGKGEVKRRVDEIIEIVRLTDFAKRKPAQLSGGQQQRVALARALVNYPSALLLDEPLGALDLKLRHAMQFELKRIQREVGITFIYVTHDQEEALTMSDRIAVMNAGNVEQIGSPADIYDRPASVFVAGFIGQANLWAGKQTGRTNRDFVEIEVLGTTLKSRPGDTAIESGGQATLMIRPERVQVSTDQPGGDLAVVRATVRDLTFQGPVVRLSLAAPDDSTVVAHVGPEQSLPLLRPGDEVYVSWSPEASLVLPAADIPTTEDLEEMLDES